The Gemmatimonadaceae bacterium genome includes the window TCCGCTTTCACTACACCGCCTGCACGAGAATCGTGCCCGGCCCGCGCTGCTTCGCCCGCCGCTTCATCTCGGCAGCCAGCGATCCGATGTGGCTCACCGAGATCCACCGGTCCGGATCCACAAAGAGAATCGCCGTCGACAACCGCGCGATTGGAAATTCTCTCGCGCGTCCTTCGCGATCGATGCCCATGAAGTGCCCGCGCCGGAGCGCCTCCTCGCCCACCGCACGACCCGCCACCTCGACGAACCGAACCGCACACTCGCGCGCGACCGCCTCGGCGTGCTGTTCCGTCGTCACGACGATGAAATCGTCGCCACCGATGTGCCCCACGAAATCCTCGTGGCTCCCCACCACGTCCACCGCGTTGCGAATCGCATGACCCATGTCCCGAATCACCACGTCCGCGATCGTGAAGCCGAACGTGTCCGCAAACGGCTTGAAGTTGTCGAGATCGATGTAGCAGATCGCGAATCGTTCGCGCAGCTTCGCCCGCCGCGCTATCTCATCCTCGATCGCTTGACCACCCGGGAGTCCGCTCGTCGGATTGCGATCGCCCTCGCGCCGCACCAACCGCAACAACGCCACGATCCGCGCTCGCAGCTCGCGCGGATCGAACGGCTTCGCCAGGTAGTCATCGGCGCCCGCCTCGAATGCTTCCACTTTGTGTTCGACATCGCCGCGCGCCGTGAGCATCAGCACGGGAATCCGCGCCGTGAACGGATTCAACTTCACTGCGCGGCACACCTCGATCCCCGACATCCCCGGCATCACGAGATCGAGCACCATCAACTCCGGCTCGCGCGCTTGAATCGCGGCCAGCGCCGACGCGCCGTCAGGCGCGAGATGCACGTCGTGCCCCGCCGAAGCGAGGATCTCGCGCACCATGAGGCGCATGTCCTCGTGATCGTCGACGCACAGGACGTAACTCACGATTGACGCTTTACTTGAGGCCCGGTAAGTTCACTCGTTTCACACTCGAAGTCAACGAGGCGCCGTCTGCGCACGATTCGCTTCTCCCTCGCGGTTCTTCTCGCCGTCGCTTCAGTTTCGCTCGTGTGCGCCTGCCGTGGCGCCGGCTCCACTCCGCAACGCAAAACGTTCATCGACTCGCGCGATCGCTACGATCCGCGCTCCCTCGATCCCGCCCTCTCTACCGACGTGCCAACCGGGCGCGCCGTCTCGTACCTGTTCGACGGCCTCACCCAGTTCACCGTCGACGCACACCTCGCTCCCGCCCTCGCCGCACGCTGGGACCTCTCACCCGACGGCCGCACCTACACCTTCCACCTGCGGCCGCACACCACGTTTCACGACGGACGCACTCTCCTGGCACGAGACGTCGTGCACAGCTTCGAGCGCGTCCTCGATCCGCGCACGAAAGGCGGTCGAGGCTGGCCGCTCTACCCGATCTCCGGCGCACGCGCGTTCGCCGCGGGCAGCACGTCCACCATCAGCGGCCTCTCCGCTCCCGACGACAGCACCATCCGCATCACACTCGACACGGCCCTCGCGATCTTCCCAAAGTTACTCGCGATGCCCGTCGCGTCCATCGTACCGGACAGCGACACGGCGAATTTCGCGGAGCATCCCGTCGGCACAGGACCGTGGCGCTTCGTCCAGTGGAAGCACGACGACTACGTCCTGCTCGCGAAGAATCCGTCGTACTGGGGCGGCGCCCCTCGCATCGACTCGCTCGAGATCCGCATCGTGCCGGAACCCAGCACGGCGGTGGCGGAGTTCCAGGCCGGCAACGTCGACCTCCTCTACGTCCCCGAGGCGGAGACCGAACGCTGGGAGCATACGGACGAGAAGAGCGCGTTTCTCGTGTCGGCGCCCGCGCTGCGCCTCTGGTACGTCGCCATCAATTGCACCCGCGGTCCGCTCAAGGATCCTCGCGTTAGGCAAGCGCTCAACTATGCCGTCGATGTGCGCACCATGCTGCAGCGCCTCGTCGGCGGACGCGGCACCCTCGCCGCCGGCGTCATCCCGCCGTCGCTCGACGGCGCCGACACCGCGAGACGACCCTATGGATACGACCCCGCAAAAGCCCGCGCCCTGCTCGCCGCCGCGGGCTACGCGAAGGGATTCGCCGTCCAACTGTGGGTTGGGCAGGACGAGACGTTTCAGCGAATCGCGCAATCCATCCAGGCGTATCTGGCCGCCGTCGGCGTCCGGGTCGCGCTCGTCCAACGCGACAATTCCGCGGCCCGCGAAGCGTCGCGCCACGGCGACGCCGACCTCTTCATCAAAGATTGGTACGCCGACTACCCGGACGCCGAGGACTTTCTCGACCCGCTGCTCGTCGGCGCGAACAAGGGCGTCGGCGGCAACGTGTCGTTCTACGAGAATCCAACCGTCGACCAACTCGTCTCGCGCGCCCGCACCACGGCCGACAATGCCAAGCGCGCCGCGCTCTATCAGCGCGCGGACTCCGTTGCCTTCGGCGACGCGCCGATGATCTATCTCTTCTTTTACAACGAGCTGTACGCGGTGCAACCGTGGATCCGCGGATTCAAGGCGCCCGCCATCTTCAACGGCCAACGGTTTCTCGATGTCTCGATCGTCGGCCCCGGCGAAATCGCGAGCCCAACCCGCGACAGCGTCGCGCGCGACACCACCGCGCCGCATCGCTGACGTTCGCGTGACACGAGCGGCGCACTGACCGTGGGCACCTTCCTGCTGCGCCGCCTGCTGCTCGCGATTCCGACGCTGGCCGGCGTCCTCGTGGTCGTGTTCGCGCTGCTCTACATTGCGCCCGGCGATCCGGTGATGGAAATGGTCGGCGAGCGCGCTGATTCCGCCACCATTGCCCAACTGCGCCGCCAGCTCCACCTCGACGAGCCGCGCCCCAAACAATTCGCCGCCTACGCGACCGGCGTGCTTCGCGGCGACCTCGGCACGTCGTTCATCACGGGACGTCCGATCGCCCGCGACATCGCCGAACGCTTCCCCAAGACCTTGGAGCTGGCGTGCGCGGCAATGCTTCTCGCCGTCGTGTTAGGCATCTCCGTGGGCGTCCTCACCGCCGCCTACCCCGGCGGCTGGCTCGATCGCCTCACGCTCGCCTTCACCTATCTTGGGATTTCTTTCCCCGTCTACTGGGTGGGGCTGATCCTCATCCTCGTGTTCGCGATGATCCTCCGCTGGCTCCCGCCGTCCGGCACCGGCGGGCTCGCGTTCCTCGTCCTCCCGGCCTTTGCGTTAGGCACGCGCTCGATCGCCTTCCAGGCCCGCATGACGCGCTCGTCGATGCTCGAAGTCCTCGGCAGCGACTACATCCGCACCGCCCGCGCAAAAGGCCTTCCGCGCCTCGCCGTGCTCGGCCGACACGCGCTGCGCAATGCGCTCATCCCCGTCGTCACGGTGATCGGCCTCGACTTCGGTTCCTACCTCACCGGCAGCATCCTCACCGAAACCGTCTTCAGCTGGCCCGGACTCGGCCGCTACGTGGTCAACGCGATCGGCAAACGCGATCTGCCCGCCATTCAAGGAAGCATCCTGTTCCTCAGCGTCGTGTTCGTCATTGTGAACATCATCGCCGACGGCGCGTACGCCGCCGTGGATCCCCGCGTGGAATTCGGCCGGTGACGGACGTACCCTTCGACACCAAGCGCCACAACGGTAAGCCCTGCGCGTGTTGCGCGATCGTCGATCGATGGCGGGACGGCAGGCCCCTTACGGCGGGGTCGTCGCGCCACGCCTCTTGAAAGCTCCGAACCGTTTGTTCAACGGTTTGCTCGACCGCGGCCGTCGGGAGCCCGACCTTGGCGGCGAGCCTCCTAAACGAATCCATCGTCACGGAATGCATCTGCGACTGCCCGCTCAGTGCCAACGCGAGATCTGCGTTAGGCAGGAATGCTATCGTGCCAACGAGATCGTACGCCGGCGCCAAGCGTGCGGCGGTGCGCTCCGCGTAGCGCACCGACCAGTTCTTGAGATGCATGTCGGCGTTTCCGGTCAAGACGGTGAACACGAGCCGGCGCACGAACTCCAGACTGTCGTCGAGGCCTGACTCGGCCCATATGACCCGCGCGATGTCCTCGCTGCTCGCCGTTCCGTACTTTCGCTCGGGATAGACATTGAACACCTGCGCGAAATCCTCGATGTGCACGCGAGCGCCGTCCGGAGCGCGATCAAAACGCTTGACCCCCAGCGCGTGACCATCCAGCGGCCCAAGATCGCGTGGAAGACCATCGATCGCGCTGAGCGGTAGCAGCTTGTTCTCCGGAACACTGATACCCACCGCTCTCGCAAGTCCAAGCATCGCGTGCTCGTGCTCGGGTACCGATTGAAAGCGCGTCGATGGAAGCTTGACGATCCAGTCGCCGCCCGCGCCCGAGACGGGAATCGTCAGACCTCCGCCTGTCTTGGCAAGTGCCGAGAATTTGAGTTGCACACCCGCCAGTGAAAACCGAAGAGGAGTCTGGGCCGCGCCGTTAGGCGACTGCGACGGCCCGTCTGATGAGTCGACAGTCCACCTGTCGGATGTCGCGCGAAGGTCGATCGCTCCCGGCAGATCCCGGCCGAGCAGACCGATGAGGGGAAACTCGCGAATGGGTTTCACCCCGCCACGAGCCGCCAGATACTGCCGAAGGTGCCCTTCTGGCAGGAGATTCGAAAAGAATGGGGGTAGCCGAACACGAGTGCGGGCCGGTGTGCGCAAAGCGCCCGACGCCGTCTTGAGACTCAGACTCAGTGTCGCCCGGCCCACATCGTTCTCGTAGTCGAGATCGAACGCCGTTACGATCTGCTCACCTGGCAGCTGTGCGAGCACGCCAATGGGCGCGCCGTAGAGCAACATGCGCAAGGACGAGATCTGCGGGGCATCGCCCCTCACGACACCTCGTCCTCCCGCTCTGGCGCATACAGCGGCACCTCGTCCTGCGGCTCCGCGCTGCCACTTTTCGGCGGCCGCAGTAAAATGTCGATCGCGGGAACCATTTGCCTGGGCACAAGACGCAGCTCCAGGCCTAACGCGTGAGCGATTTCGAGCACGGTGCTGAGGCTCGGATCAGCGATCCCGCGCTCGATGCGGGAGAGTGCGGCCTGCGTTGCACCCGCCATCCTCGCCACGCGTTGCTGAGAGAGTCGACTTGCTTTGCGCTTCGCGGCGAGGCCGGCCGTCAACGCCCGGAAGTCGATACTTCCGCGGATCGGCATGGGATATAGTGTATGCTATATGTGTAGCTGACATCCATAAAGCATAATATATAGCATTGCCGGGCGGCGCCAGCCGAATGATATTGTTGTAGGTATAGGTGACGTATCTATATATCTTCAACAATATCACCAGTGCTCCCCACGCACTTCAGTCATCGCTCTGACCGAAGATTCCCATGTTCGACGAATGCCCTGGAGCGACCTTCTTGTCCGGATAGATCCAGTGCACTGCCTGATTCACCGCAATCGCCGCCTCGCTGAATCCCGTCGCGATGAGTTTGAGCTTGCCTGGGTAGGTCG containing:
- a CDS encoding helix-turn-helix transcriptional regulator; the protein is MTAGLAAKRKASRLSQQRVARMAGATQAALSRIERGIADPSLSTVLEIAHALGLELRLVPRQMVPAIDILLRPPKSGSAEPQDEVPLYAPEREDEVS
- a CDS encoding type II toxin-antitoxin system HipA family toxin — protein: MRGDAPQISSLRMLLYGAPIGVLAQLPGEQIVTAFDLDYENDVGRATLSLSLKTASGALRTPARTRVRLPPFFSNLLPEGHLRQYLAARGGVKPIREFPLIGLLGRDLPGAIDLRATSDRWTVDSSDGPSQSPNGAAQTPLRFSLAGVQLKFSALAKTGGGLTIPVSGAGGDWIVKLPSTRFQSVPEHEHAMLGLARAVGISVPENKLLPLSAIDGLPRDLGPLDGHALGVKRFDRAPDGARVHIEDFAQVFNVYPERKYGTASSEDIARVIWAESGLDDSLEFVRRLVFTVLTGNADMHLKNWSVRYAERTAARLAPAYDLVGTIAFLPNADLALALSGQSQMHSVTMDSFRRLAAKVGLPTAAVEQTVEQTVRSFQEAWRDDPAVRGLPSRHRSTIAQHAQGLPLWRLVSKGTSVTGRIPRGDPRRRTRRRR
- a CDS encoding ABC transporter substrate-binding protein; this translates as MCACRGAGSTPQRKTFIDSRDRYDPRSLDPALSTDVPTGRAVSYLFDGLTQFTVDAHLAPALAARWDLSPDGRTYTFHLRPHTTFHDGRTLLARDVVHSFERVLDPRTKGGRGWPLYPISGARAFAAGSTSTISGLSAPDDSTIRITLDTALAIFPKLLAMPVASIVPDSDTANFAEHPVGTGPWRFVQWKHDDYVLLAKNPSYWGGAPRIDSLEIRIVPEPSTAVAEFQAGNVDLLYVPEAETERWEHTDEKSAFLVSAPALRLWYVAINCTRGPLKDPRVRQALNYAVDVRTMLQRLVGGRGTLAAGVIPPSLDGADTARRPYGYDPAKARALLAAAGYAKGFAVQLWVGQDETFQRIAQSIQAYLAAVGVRVALVQRDNSAAREASRHGDADLFIKDWYADYPDAEDFLDPLLVGANKGVGGNVSFYENPTVDQLVSRARTTADNAKRAALYQRADSVAFGDAPMIYLFFYNELYAVQPWIRGFKAPAIFNGQRFLDVSIVGPGEIASPTRDSVARDTTAPHR
- a CDS encoding ABC transporter permease, with translation MGTFLLRRLLLAIPTLAGVLVVVFALLYIAPGDPVMEMVGERADSATIAQLRRQLHLDEPRPKQFAAYATGVLRGDLGTSFITGRPIARDIAERFPKTLELACAAMLLAVVLGISVGVLTAAYPGGWLDRLTLAFTYLGISFPVYWVGLILILVFAMILRWLPPSGTGGLAFLVLPAFALGTRSIAFQARMTRSSMLEVLGSDYIRTARAKGLPRLAVLGRHALRNALIPVVTVIGLDFGSYLTGSILTETVFSWPGLGRYVVNAIGKRDLPAIQGSILFLSVVFVIVNIIADGAYAAVDPRVEFGR
- a CDS encoding response regulator, translating into MSYVLCVDDHEDMRLMVREILASAGHDVHLAPDGASALAAIQAREPELMVLDLVMPGMSGIEVCRAVKLNPFTARIPVLMLTARGDVEHKVEAFEAGADDYLAKPFDPRELRARIVALLRLVRREGDRNPTSGLPGGQAIEDEIARRAKLRERFAICYIDLDNFKPFADTFGFTIADVVIRDMGHAIRNAVDVVGSHEDFVGHIGGDDFIVVTTEQHAEAVARECAVRFVEVAGRAVGEEALRRGHFMGIDREGRAREFPIARLSTAILFVDPDRWISVSHIGSLAAEMKRRAKQRGPGTILVQAV